Part of the Shewanella eurypsychrophilus genome is shown below.
GGGCTTCTCATTATTTGATGATCAAGACAGCTTGGCATTGCTAAAAGATCTTACCGAGGATGAATTAGACGGGGATAAAGATCTACTCAGAGCCCTGATGACAGCGATTTCAAATTGGAAGGGCGATCTTATTGTCCCTGAGCAGGCGATCACAATCGCTAAAGATGAGCAGTCACAGCTCTTTGCCGCACTGTATAAACGCTATGCCCAGCATATGAAGGCCTACAATGCATTGGACTTCGATGATTTGATCTTAATACCCACGCTTATCCTGAGGCATAACGCCGAAGTGAGAGCGCGTTGGCAAACTCGCATTCAATATATGCTGGTGGATGAATATCAGGATACCAATACCAGTCAATACGAGATGGTTAAGTTGCTGGTGGGTGATAGAGCCAAGTTTACTGTGGTAGGTGATGATGATCAGTCTATCTATTCATGGCGTGGCGCTAAGCCGCAGAACTTAGTATTGCTGGGGAAGGATTTTCCAGCCCTTAGATTGATTAAGCTTGAACAAAACTATCGTTCCAGCCAACGAATTTTAAGAGCGGCTAACATTCTTATTGCTAATAACCCGCACGTTTACGATAAGGCGCTATTTAGTGAGCTTGCCTACGGTGAGCCACTTCGTGTACTCATTGCTGCTAATGAAGAGCAGGAAGCTGAGCGAGTCATTGCTGAGATGATCCGTCATAAGTTTATGGGTAAAACACAATACGGTGACTATGCCATTCTATATAGGGGCAACCACCAGTCACGTTTGTTTGAAAGAGCCTTGATGACTAACCGTATTCCTTACAAGATTAGTGGTGGTACCTCATTTTTTGGTCGGGCCGAAATCAAAGATATCATGGCTTATCTGAGATTAGTGGTTAACCCTGATGATGATAATGCCTTTCTACGCGTAGTTAACTTACCAAAGCGAGGCATAGGCCCCTCTACTTTAGAGCGTTTAGGTACCTTCGCTAATGAACGCCATATTTCTATGTTCGAGGCGAGCTTTGACTCTGAGTTGAATCATTATCTTCCTCCTGCAGCAATGGCTTCTTTATATAAATTTGGTAAGTTTATTGTTGATACGGGTGAAACGGTGAAGCGCGGTGAGCCTATTGACGCGATTAAACACCTGATTCGAAATATTAACTACGAAGATTACCTGTACGAAACCAGTACCAGTGCAAAAGCTGCTGAGATGAGAATGAAGAATATCTCTGAACTCTATCGCTGGGTAACAGAGATGTTAGAAGGAGATGAGCTGGATGAAGGGATGACCTTACCTGAGGTCGTTACTCGTCTGACGCTAAGAGATATGATGGAGCGTAACAGTGAAGATGAAGGTGGTGATCAAGTTCAATTGATGACGTTGCACGCTTCTAAGGGGCTAGAGTTTCCCTATGTATTTATGGTTGGCACCGAAGAGCGGATTTTGCCACATCAAAGCAGCATAGATGAAGGTAATGTCGAAGAGGAGCGCCGCCTTGCTTATGTCGGGATCACTCGCGCTCAAAAAGAGCTCTGGTTTGTATTATGCCGCGAGCGTCGTCAGTTTGGTGAAACCATGCGCTGTGAGCCTAGTCGCTTCTTACTGGAGTTGCCACAAGATGATCTTATTTGGGAGAATCGTAAGCAAGTCCAAAGTGAACAGCAAAGGGCCGATTCCGGCAAATCTAATATTGCAAACTTAAGAGATATGTTTAAAAAGTAATGTGTTTAATGTTTGGTGCTTAACCAAGGTAAACGATAAGGTTAAGCACAGGCAACGTCGTTATTGTTAGTGGTCTGAGTGAGGCGAATAACTTCCCCTAGAGCCTGCCCTTGCCCTAGGCTAAAGCCAATTTGTTGCATCACCTTTTTTTGTTGTGCGGTTCTAATCCCATCGACAAAAACTGATAACTCAAGAGCTTGTGCAGTTAAGTAGTGAGCGGTCAACAACTTCAGATGCTGCTCACTCTCTAGATGGTTAGCGTAACTAGGGTCCAGCTTAAGGCCTTGTAGTGGCAAAAAGGTGAGACTGCTTAATGCGCTATGCGCACTTCCATAGCCTGTTAGTCCTAATTTGACATCAATGCTCTTAAGAGTATCGAACGCATTGATGTGATTATCTGTATCTAAAATAAAGCCTTTTTCATCGAAAAATAGCCATAGCTGTTCAGTGGGGAAAATGCTTTGCTTAAGTTTATTTTTCAGTTGTCTTACAGCATGTTTATGCTTTAGGTGCGCCGCAGAAATATTGAGGTGCAATGGTAAGTGTTCAAGTGAATGAGCTGATAACAGCTGATGTTCAATATTCAGCTTTTCTAAAAGGTAGATATCTAGCTCTGTGATTAAGTTGCAATGTTCTGCAATATTATTCAGTTGAGCCTGCTTCACCTTTCCCAGCATAGGGTGGTTCCAATAAAGACGCGGTTCTAAAGCGACTGTAGCCTGTTGGTCGAGGTTTTGAATGGGTACATAACTCAGCTCTAGCTGATGATTCGCTATTGCTCCTCTTAGCTCAAGCTCAAGCTCTATATCTTTGACTAATTTTTTATGAGATTTCTCATCAAAAATGACGTAGCAGCCTTTTCCTTTAGATTTGGCTTGATACATAGCTAAGTCGGCATCTCGTAAGAGAGACTCTGCAGTATCAGATTTATGGTTATTGCTAAAAGCAATGCCAATACTTGCACCAGAGTTAAAGCTTTGATTGGCTAACTTATAGGGTTTAGCAAGTTCTGTTAACACTCTTTCTGCCACTTCTTTGGCGTCACTGGTTCCATTAATACTATCAAGTAAAATAACAAACTCATCGCCGCCTATGCGTCCTAAGGTATCATTGTCCCGAATACAAGTTTGTAGTCGCTTTGAGGTTTCAATCAGAAAGCGGTCACCCTCTAGGTGCCCTAAGGTGTCGTTAATCAGCTTAAACCGGTCTAAATCGATGAAGAGTAATCCAAAGCGTTCTAAACCGTGTCTTCGAATATGTTTCACTGCTTGAGTCAGTCGATCCATAAACATGGCGCGATTCGGTAGCTGTGTTAGGGAGTCGTGATTAGCATCGTAAACCAGTTGTTGTTCGACTTTACGCCTTTGGGCGACTTCTTTCTCAAGATCATGATTGAGTAATGCCAGAGCCTTAGTGCGAATAACGACTTTTTCTTCAAGCAGTTCATAACTCGATCTAAGCGATTCTGCTGACAGCTTTCTTTCAATAGCGGTCGCGATATGCTGAGAGACGAAGGTTAATAGCTCAAGATCTTTTTCCTGATAGCTTTGAGACATGCATAAGCTATATATTGCCAAAATGCCTTTGACTTGCCCATGGATAAAGAGCGGGATACCGATCCATTGAGAAATCTCTCGAGTGTAGTTAAGTTCCGGCGTTTTTGCATACACTAGGCCAGAGGCTATCAGTGAGTCCAAGTCATTGCGTTGTAGCAAGATAGGTCGACGATTTTTTATCACGTACTCGGTTAATCCATCACAAGTCATTCTCGCTTGTGGCTGGCTTGTATCATCTTGAGTGACATAAAAAGGAAAACTTATCCGAGTGAGTCGATCATCAAGCAGGGCAATATAGCAATTGTTAGCGGGTAATAGATGACTAATAACTCTGTGTAGTTCTGAATAAAATTGCTGACTGCTGATATTGGAAGTGGCGAGATCTGCTATTTCAAATAATGACTTCTGCAGGCGTTCAGCGCGTCGTCTTTCGAATACTTCAGATTTTAATTTGTCATAGGCAATACTGAGTTCTTTGGTTCTTTGTTCTATAGCGAGCTCTAATTGTTCTTGATGCTGAAGACGTTCCAAGAGCCCTGATATTTGATAGCTGACAAAATGAAGCAGCTCTATTTCCATTTCGCTGAAATTAATATCAGAGGAATAACTTTGTACTACCAGTGCACCTGAAACGGTATTGTTAACTCTTATGGGGATCCCCAGCCAGAGGTGACAAGGAGCGCCTCTGCTGACAATTTCTTTATCTGCTATCAGTTTATCAAATATAGCTTCATCGCAGAGCAGTGCTTCGCCAGTTTTGAGTACATAACCTGTGAGGCCTGATAATAAGGTTCTAGAGGTGTTTTCCTTGGAATATAGTAAATCAGGATGGGGGTCCTTCTCATCAAGGAAAAATGGGATCTCTAAATTCTGAGAACTAGGGTTCAGTAATGCCACGAAAAAATTGTCGGCAGGGATAAGTAAATTAAGAGATCGGTGAACCTCTGAAAAGAATGCTTTAGGTGTATTAACATGAGCCGCGAGATTCGATATTTCTAGCAGTAAGTTCTGAGTGACTTCGGCCCGCTTATATTTAAGAGCTAAACTCTTTAAGCGTGCAATCCTTTTTTGCAAACGTTCAACATCACGAGGTGTATGTTGAATCAATTCTTCCCTAAACATGATTTCCGCCAATCGCTAATTATTATTTGAGAGCTAGGATTTGGACTGCATTTGGACAAGAGATATAAATAGCATGAAAAAACAGCAGTGCCAAGTCATTATTTTGACGTTCATTGCGGGAAAGTAGTATTTATTGACTCTAAAAGGGCTAATTGGTTAAAAGTTGAGTGAACGAACAACTAAATCAATAAAAAGAGTAGACGCGGACTAATATAATTCATATTATGTGCGCCGCTAACAAGGCAGGCACCCATAGCTCAGCTGGATAGAGCGCACCCCTCCGGAGGGTGAGGCCGAGGGTTCGAATCCTTCTGGGTGCACCAGATTGATAGAACGCCATGTTAGTGATAGATGTAGATAGAAATGTAAAAGTTGAAAGTCAGTGGTGATTGTAGCTCAGTTGGTAGAGCCCCGGATTGTGATTCCGGTTGTCGTGGGTTCGAGCCCCATCAGTCACCCCATTTCAATTAGTTTAATAGTTTTAAAGATACAAAGACTCGGTGATTAGCGCAGCCCGGTAGCGCATCTGGTTTGGGACCAGAGGGTCAGAGGTTCGAATCCTCTATCACCGACCACATTTAAAAGGTATTGAATTGATTTTTGATTTGATATTTAGAGTTAAAAAGATTTATGGACTCTTTATGAGTAAAAGTGCGCAGCCCGATAGCGCATCCGGATTGAAACAAGAGTGGACCAGAGGGTCAGAGGTTCGAATCCTGCTTTTTATAAAAGATAGGGCCGACCACACTAAGTTTCAATAAAAAGATTACGGTGATTAGCGCAGCCCGGTAGCGCATCTGGTTTGGGACCAGAGGGTCAGAGGTTCGAATCCTCTATCACCGACCACTTTACGAAAAAGCCTTCTGAGAAATCAGAAGGCTTTTTTCGTTTGGACCAAAAAGATCAAAGGTTCGAATTCTGCTTTTTATAAAAGATAGGGCCGACCGCGCTCAGTTTCAGTAAACAAGTTTACGGACTCTTAATGAGAAAAAGGTGCGCAGCCCGGTAGCGCATCACTATTTACTCTTTAAAAAGAGAGTAAGAGTGGACCAGAGGGTCAGAGGATTCGGATCCTAACTCTCTATAAATACAGGCCGACCACTTTACTAGAAAGCCCTTCGAGAAATCGAAGGGCTCTTTGTTATTTAAAATTGGCTAGAAGATTCAAATCCTCTCTCTTTACGACTGAATGGCCGACCACTTATAAAAAAGCCTCAGAGGTTATCTGAGGCTTTGATAATGGGTTTAGCTAATGGGAGGGCCTAGTTAGGTCCAACATCCACTGGTGGGTGAATATAGCCCATGTAGGCGCTGGTTTTTAATGGAACAAAACGCTCTAATTGAGGCTTCTCCTCTATGCCTGTCACTATGACCTGAATATCTAAACCTCTGGCGACATTAATCAAGGCACGGCACAGCTCGCTGCTATGTTCACTCTCATCATAATATGCAAATGATTGATCGAGTTTTACATAGCTAGGTCTGAGTGTTTGCAAGTAAGACATGGAGCCAAACTGACGACCAAAGTGATCGATGCCAAAGTGAGCGCCGTTATCGCGAATAATGGTGCAAAGTGCTTCACATGAGTCTGGATCACTGTAAACACCAGTTTCTGGAATATCAAAACAGATCCGCTCCGATAGATTCGATGAACGTAAGAAGGAATTTAACCATTCATGGAATTTAGGATCGCTTAAACTGTGAAAGGTTAAGTTAATCGCAATAGGTTCATAATTGCGCTCTAACAGTTTCTGTTCATTGAGGGTTTCTATCAGACATTTGTCGAGAAGAGCGCCTAATGAAAGCAGTTCTACATAGGGCATAAACTGGCCCGCATGTATGGTCTTATCACCAATTTCGAGCTGACAATAGAGCTCTCTTTGGCTGATAGAGTCGCCATCATTGAGGTGTACTGGCTGCCACTTAAATTTAAATTGGCGGTTAGTAATCGCGTTGCTTAGATGTTCTCGCCACTGCTCACGGGTAAACAACTGCTTTTCTGTCGTTTCAAACCAATGGAACACCTTATCTTCTTTAATCGCTTTCTGAAGGGCGTTATCTGTTTGGGCTAAGATGTCAGAGACTGACATTTGGCCTATACGTTCGGCAAGACCGATTGAGAAATTCTCATTAGGTTTGCAGCCAGCCTTAGACATCTCTTGGTTAATTGTTCTTATTAAGGTTTGTAAGTATTTACTGGTTTTTTCATGTTCTGCACTAGTAATTAAAAAAGCAAATTCATAAGCCGCAATACGGGCTATGACAGAGACAGTGATCGCATCCAAGTGCTCTTTCATTTTTTCTGAAAGCAGCTTGATAGTTTCATCTCTGACTTGATAACCGTACTTGCTGTGGACCTCTTCTAACCAATCAAATTTAGCCATGACTAAGGCGCCACTTTTTGGTTCGCTTAACCAGCTATTTAGGCGGCCCATCATGTACTGACGGTTAGGTAGTCCAGAAACTTGGTCTATCAGGTTTTTCTTTCTTAGCTCGCCGACTTCTTCATCGAGTGAGTTAAAAATCTGCTTAAGCTGCTCAGACATGCTATTAAAGGCGAGAACCACTGACTTTAACTCCATGGTTTTTGGAATTTTCATATCAGGACCAAATTTACGTTGAGCTATCTCTTTGGCATGTTCTGCAATTTCGTGTAGTGGACGTAAAATCCATGTGAGTCCAAGGCGTGCACAGACAATTGCGATAAGAAAGAGCACAGAAAACACCATGATTGCGTTGGTCATGGTTCGCCACAATTCGTGATAACCGAAGCCTGGGTGAGCTGTTATTTCTAATCTAGCGAGCTGGATCCAACCCGATGTGATAGTGCTTTCTTTTTTAATCGTTTTAAAAAAATCGAGGTCAATAAACCATTGTGGTACACCTTGAATATTGACAGGATTTTCCCAAGCTTGTTGTTTACCATCTACAAGCCAAGTGAGTTTCACTTGTTGGTAATAACCGCCTTCAAAGATCACATTGATCAGAGTTTCGGCACCAACAATGTCTCCTGCTTCAAGATCTGGGATCAACATAATCCCTAACGAGTTACTGGTGTTGTTGAGATCTGACTCCATTTGTTTGGTCAGGAAATTTTGAGTTTCAGTAAACTGTACATAGCCTAGACTCGCCACTACCAACAAAAATAGGCCAAATAGTAGTGAGTAAATCTGTCGAAACAGTGTCATCTTTCTAGCTACTCCAATCTTAATTTGGGTGTTCTGAGTCTTTCGACACCCAATCTATGTTTGAGATCATTCCATTTCGCTAGTTTTTTAGATGAACCAGCTAGAACGCCTCGTCCTTTTTCTTTGTTTAACCAAAGCTGTCGACCATTAAAACTGTATACCGGTAGTAGATCTTTTCTCTGTGTTGCTGGCTTAATTCTTCTGTCTAAATTGTCTAGCACCAAAGGAATTGAAGAGGGTTTCTCATAGTAAGCGAGCACCATGTGATACTGATTGACTGTGGTCGCTTTTACCATGGTGATCCTTAATTTATCTTCAGAGATCCCTAGTTGTAGTAAGGTAAAATATTTAGCAATAGAGAAATCTTCACAATCCCCACCGTTAACACCAATGAACTCCATGGGGGTAGCCCAATAATTGTTATCACCCCAAAGCTTTATGTCGTCAACAAAACGGAAAAGATTAAAAAAGTTATTCACTTTAGTGATCTTTTCAATTTCACTAAGACCTTGAGACGCATCGAGCACTTTAAACCAAGCTTTAGCGCGTTTACCTGCCCGCTCACCATACTTAGACTCAAGTGTTGAGACTATATGTCCCTTATTGAGCTTTTGGGTCGGAGAAGCATATAGGCACGAAACCGCTAGAGTCAGTGCCACTACGATGAATTGGCAGACTTGTTTAAATGATAATGTACGACTAAGCCTGCCTTTCATAGTGCTCAGATTAATGCCTCTATTTCACTTCTTCATCGACGGTATAGATATGCCACTTCATATCAGCCGTTGTATCTTCTCCGGTAACTTCGGCAATAACACGCCTGTTTCGGGTATGAGCGATATCTGTACCGCTTTCATCAACGGGTCGATCATAGCTATAACCTATCGCAGTTAGCCTATCGGATGCAATGCTGTAACGCTCTGCTAATAGTGAAGTTACTGCATCGGCACGATTTTGTGACAAGGCCAAATTATGCTCGTAAGAGCCTGTTTTACTACAATGACCTTCAATGGTGACTTGCGTATTGGGGAACTCACTCATAAATGAGGCGATGACTTCCACTTGCTCATAATACATTGGGTCAATGTAAAAAGAGTCATTTGGAAATAAGATTTTAAGCTCTGAACGTTCGTTTATCGCTGTGACTTTTCCACAGCCATAGTTGTCAATGGTGGCACCCATGACGGTATCGTTACAGCGCTCACGGGCGACAATAACACCGTCAGTATCCAAATCATTAAGATCATGGACTTGAGTCGTATTGCCATCCATAGTCACTATGCTGGAGCATGCACTGAGTAAAGTGATGGCTAAAATTGAGATGAAGGTTTTCATTAGTTGACTCCTCCTTCGTAGTTACGCTCACCTTGCCAAACATCTGGGCGAGTCACTCGCAAGGACTCTAGTAGTCGGCCAGTGGCATTTAAAATACGATATTCTGAAAGTATTTCGTCGTATTCGGCTTCTAAGTAATCTTTACGGGCTTCGAATAATTCATTCTCAGTATCGAGCAAATCGAGCAAAGTCCGCTGGCCTAAGTTGAACTGCTGGCTATAGGCCACTTGTGTATCCTTAGCGGCGACGACGTGATCTCGAATATACATTTTCTGCGGCACTAGTAACTCATAGGCATTCCAGGCGAGACTAACGCCTTCTACTACCTGACGATAAGCACGCTCGCGTATCTCTTTAGCTTCTCCGATTTTGTAGCTAGCTTCTCTTTCTCTAGCGCGATCTTTACCACCAGAAAATAAGTTGTACTTGATTCTCACCATAGCGACGAGGTCATTACTATGACCACCCACATTAGCTGAAAACTGATTGAAACCATCTTCACCATCTAGATCGTTATTCCAGTTCCCATCGAGTTCTAACGTCAATTTGGGGTAATAGTTAGACTGAGCTGAATCACGTTCATTTTTAGCCGCATTAATATCACTGGTTGCAGATTTCAATATTGGGTGATTATTTTGCGCCAACTGCACGCTGGTATCGAGATCTTCAGGCAGCATATCATCGTCAGGAACCGGTACAATTAGATCCTCTGGCTGCTTTTCTACTACGCGGACAAATTGTGCTTTAGCGTCATAAAAATTGTTCTTTGCAGAGATCAGATTGGCATTGGCACGAGCAAGACGTCCTGTAATTTGTGACAGGTCGGCCACTGAACCTAAGCCTGAATCGGTTCTTTCTTTTATCTGCTCGTAAATATCCTGATGGCTGAGCAGGTTTTTTTCGGCAAGCGTCAGCACTTGTTCACTACGGATATAATTGACATAGACTTTAGCAACATCCAGAGCCATATCTTCCGCTGCGGCAAATAACGCCCATTGTTCGGCACTTGCTTCAAAGCTATATCTGTCGACTTCGCTTGAGGTATAAAAGCCGTCGAAAAGCATCTGTTTGATGCTGAAGCCAGCTTCTCCACGTTCAAGCTCAATGACACCTTCGTTATCGACATCGCCTTGTCCGGCTTTTCTTCTGGTCGAAGGACTGTTGGTCTGTTCCCAGCCATAGCCACCGCTAATATCAATTGTTGGCATATAGCCAGCGATAGCTTGATTGACTTGCTCCTCACGAGCTTTGAAACGATTAAAGGCGATACGTATTTCTGGATTCGTATCGAGTGTATGCGCGACAGCTTGTTCCAGTGTTTGGCTATAGGCCGAAGCTGGCAGTATCAGCGTGCCAACAGCTAACGCAAGAGCACTGCGTCTGAGCTGTCGAATAGTGCTGGTTTTCATGTTAACCCCTCCAGGTCGATTTTTTGGGCTTAGCGCTCTCTGAGAGCGGTATCTTTTGCCCTTAAAATTGGATTAAGTATGTACTCTAGGACGGATCTTTGCCCAGTTATTACATCAACCGAAGTTAACATCCCTGGTATAATTGGCATTTCAGTGCCGTCGTCCTTGGTCAAACTCGATAATTTAGTCCTAACCCTTACAAGATAGAAACTGTTTCCCTCTTCGTCCTGTGTTGTATCGGCACTAATGTGCTCTACAACGCCATTTAATCCCCCATAGCGGGTGAAGTCATAAGCGGTAACTTTGACTACAGCGGGTAAGCCAGGATGTAAAAATGCGATATCCTTTGGAACAATTTTGGTTTCAATGAGTAGCTGATCTTCCGATGGGACTATTTCGATAATATCGACACCAGGTTGAACTACACCACCCAATGTATTGATATGTATTGTTTTTATCGTTCCGTTAACCGGAGATGTTATTTCTGCTTTATTGACTTTGTCTTGTGCGCCAACTTGAGCTTCATTCATCCTAGAAAGCTTAGTCTGCAGTTCATTTAATTGAGTTCTGGTTTCTGCGGCGAAACTTAATACGGCTTCACGTCTTTTTAATATCGCTTCATCTTGAGAAGCCTTGAGCTTAGGTCTTAATAATCTAAGGGAAGAGAGCTCACCTTGAATATCGTTAACGACACGTTCGACTTTTAGCAACTCAACTTCGGGTACTATGCCTTTATCTGCTAATGGACGGGTTAATTCAAGCTCTCTGGAGACGAGCTGGAAACTCCTAGAAAGCGTGTCTATTTTAGAGGTCAGCTCTTTCGATTCTTGTTGTTTCTGCTGGATTTGACGGGCTAAAATTTCCAGCTGGTTGGTCAGGCTATCTAGCCTGCCTGTATACTCATCAGATTGACGTTGAATCAATTCAGGCTCTTCTTTTATTAACTGCCCTGAAAACTGTAAGGGTTTGGGGGTTATTTTTACCTGCTGTCTCCAGTCTGTAGCCATGCTTGTTATGGTGATACTGGCAAGTTCAGCCGATAAACGAATCACGTTGGCTTGTAAGCTGTAGACTTCTTGAGCTTGTTGGTCAAAATCAGAACGAAATCGTGTGTCGTCAATACGTACTAGTGGCTGGCCCTTAGTGACAACCATACCCTCTTTGACATACATATCCTTCATGATGCCGCCATCAAGGCTCTGAATTACCTGAATTTGAGAGGAGGGAATAACTTTACCCATACCCGTGGTGACTTGGTCTAGCTCTGCAAAATAGGCCCAAAGTACAAAACACAGTGCCAATGCCGCGAGTGACCAAATGATTAACCTGTGGCTGGTTGGCGCATCTGTCATCATCGCGCCATATACGTCATCGACCATCTCTAAGTCATGAGTTGTCAGGTGTTTGCTCATTTCTGGACTCCAGCGAGCAAGCCTTTACTCAACTTATCCAACACTTCTTCTTTGTCTCCATCTGCGATGACATGGCCTCTGTCTAGTACTATGATGCGATCAACCAATTTCAGAAGATGCATTTTATGGGTGATAAGCAGCAAGGTTCTGTCACGACTGACGTTCTGCATGGCGCGAATAAATTGCTTTTCGGCGCGGGCATCCAAACTCGCTGTAGGTTCATCCATTAATAAAACCGGTGGATCATTTAATGTTGCTCTGGCTAAAGCGACTGTTTGTCTTTGTCCTCGAGAGAGCGCTTGCCCACCTTCACCCACTTGCTGATCTAGACCTTCAGTTTCTAAATCGGTAAACAGATTAATCCCGGAAAGTTGAACCGCTCTAATCAGTTGATGTTCAGTAACTTGGCGAGTACCAAAAAGAATATTATCTCTGATGGTTCCATGAAACAGAGTGATGTCTTGTGGTAGATAACCAAAATTTCTACGCAAGTCGGTGGGGTGTATTTGAGCCGAGTCTAGTCCATCATATCTCAGGCTACCTTTAGTTGGCTGGTAGAGACCTACAAGCATCTTGGCTAAGGTGCTTTTACCCGAACCATTGCGGCCAATAATCGCTACACGTTCACCAGGCTTAATATTGAGTGACATAGTGTGTAAAACTGGCTTTTCAGATCCTGGATAACAGAAGCTAATATGGTCGGCGTTGAGTTGACCTTCGAGGCGCTGACGGCTGACAAGGTGGCCTTTGTTTTCAAATTCATCTTCTTGCTCCATGATCTCATTGAGCTGACGC
Proteins encoded:
- the rep gene encoding DNA helicase Rep; this translates as MKLNPGQDEAVHYVSGPCLVLAGAGSGKTRVIINKIAHLVQKCGYKARNIAAVTFTNKAAREMKERVAQSMGRKEARGLWISTFHTLGLEIIKREHKVVGLKAGFSLFDDQDSLALLKDLTEDELDGDKDLLRALMTAISNWKGDLIVPEQAITIAKDEQSQLFAALYKRYAQHMKAYNALDFDDLILIPTLILRHNAEVRARWQTRIQYMLVDEYQDTNTSQYEMVKLLVGDRAKFTVVGDDDQSIYSWRGAKPQNLVLLGKDFPALRLIKLEQNYRSSQRILRAANILIANNPHVYDKALFSELAYGEPLRVLIAANEEQEAERVIAEMIRHKFMGKTQYGDYAILYRGNHQSRLFERALMTNRIPYKISGGTSFFGRAEIKDIMAYLRLVVNPDDDNAFLRVVNLPKRGIGPSTLERLGTFANERHISMFEASFDSELNHYLPPAAMASLYKFGKFIVDTGETVKRGEPIDAIKHLIRNINYEDYLYETSTSAKAAEMRMKNISELYRWVTEMLEGDELDEGMTLPEVVTRLTLRDMMERNSEDEGGDQVQLMTLHASKGLEFPYVFMVGTEERILPHQSSIDEGNVEEERRLAYVGITRAQKELWFVLCRERRQFGETMRCEPSRFLLELPQDDLIWENRKQVQSEQQRADSGKSNIANLRDMFKK
- a CDS encoding diguanylate cyclase domain-containing protein; this translates as MFREELIQHTPRDVERLQKRIARLKSLALKYKRAEVTQNLLLEISNLAAHVNTPKAFFSEVHRSLNLLIPADNFFVALLNPSSQNLEIPFFLDEKDPHPDLLYSKENTSRTLLSGLTGYVLKTGEALLCDEAIFDKLIADKEIVSRGAPCHLWLGIPIRVNNTVSGALVVQSYSSDINFSEMEIELLHFVSYQISGLLERLQHQEQLELAIEQRTKELSIAYDKLKSEVFERRRAERLQKSLFEIADLATSNISSQQFYSELHRVISHLLPANNCYIALLDDRLTRISFPFYVTQDDTSQPQARMTCDGLTEYVIKNRRPILLQRNDLDSLIASGLVYAKTPELNYTREISQWIGIPLFIHGQVKGILAIYSLCMSQSYQEKDLELLTFVSQHIATAIERKLSAESLRSSYELLEEKVVIRTKALALLNHDLEKEVAQRRKVEQQLVYDANHDSLTQLPNRAMFMDRLTQAVKHIRRHGLERFGLLFIDLDRFKLINDTLGHLEGDRFLIETSKRLQTCIRDNDTLGRIGGDEFVILLDSINGTSDAKEVAERVLTELAKPYKLANQSFNSGASIGIAFSNNHKSDTAESLLRDADLAMYQAKSKGKGCYVIFDEKSHKKLVKDIELELELRGAIANHQLELSYVPIQNLDQQATVALEPRLYWNHPMLGKVKQAQLNNIAEHCNLITELDIYLLEKLNIEHQLLSAHSLEHLPLHLNISAAHLKHKHAVRQLKNKLKQSIFPTEQLWLFFDEKGFILDTDNHINAFDTLKSIDVKLGLTGYGSAHSALSSLTFLPLQGLKLDPSYANHLESEQHLKLLTAHYLTAQALELSVFVDGIRTAQQKKVMQQIGFSLGQGQALGEVIRLTQTTNNNDVACA
- a CDS encoding EAL domain-containing protein, whose translation is MTLFRQIYSLLFGLFLLVVASLGYVQFTETQNFLTKQMESDLNNTSNSLGIMLIPDLEAGDIVGAETLINVIFEGGYYQQVKLTWLVDGKQQAWENPVNIQGVPQWFIDLDFFKTIKKESTITSGWIQLARLEITAHPGFGYHELWRTMTNAIMVFSVLFLIAIVCARLGLTWILRPLHEIAEHAKEIAQRKFGPDMKIPKTMELKSVVLAFNSMSEQLKQIFNSLDEEVGELRKKNLIDQVSGLPNRQYMMGRLNSWLSEPKSGALVMAKFDWLEEVHSKYGYQVRDETIKLLSEKMKEHLDAITVSVIARIAAYEFAFLITSAEHEKTSKYLQTLIRTINQEMSKAGCKPNENFSIGLAERIGQMSVSDILAQTDNALQKAIKEDKVFHWFETTEKQLFTREQWREHLSNAITNRQFKFKWQPVHLNDGDSISQRELYCQLEIGDKTIHAGQFMPYVELLSLGALLDKCLIETLNEQKLLERNYEPIAINLTFHSLSDPKFHEWLNSFLRSSNLSERICFDIPETGVYSDPDSCEALCTIIRDNGAHFGIDHFGRQFGSMSYLQTLRPSYVKLDQSFAYYDESEHSSELCRALINVARGLDIQVIVTGIEEKPQLERFVPLKTSAYMGYIHPPVDVGPN
- a CDS encoding transglutaminase-like cysteine peptidase, producing MKGRLSRTLSFKQVCQFIVVALTLAVSCLYASPTQKLNKGHIVSTLESKYGERAGKRAKAWFKVLDASQGLSEIEKITKVNNFFNLFRFVDDIKLWGDNNYWATPMEFIGVNGGDCEDFSIAKYFTLLQLGISEDKLRITMVKATTVNQYHMVLAYYEKPSSIPLVLDNLDRRIKPATQRKDLLPVYSFNGRQLWLNKEKGRGVLAGSSKKLAKWNDLKHRLGVERLRTPKLRLE
- a CDS encoding OmpA family protein, whose translation is MKTFISILAITLLSACSSIVTMDGNTTQVHDLNDLDTDGVIVARERCNDTVMGATIDNYGCGKVTAINERSELKILFPNDSFYIDPMYYEQVEVIASFMSEFPNTQVTIEGHCSKTGSYEHNLALSQNRADAVTSLLAERYSIASDRLTAIGYSYDRPVDESGTDIAHTRNRRVIAEVTGEDTTADMKWHIYTVDEEVK
- a CDS encoding TolC family outer membrane protein, which encodes MKTSTIRQLRRSALALAVGTLILPASAYSQTLEQAVAHTLDTNPEIRIAFNRFKAREEQVNQAIAGYMPTIDISGGYGWEQTNSPSTRRKAGQGDVDNEGVIELERGEAGFSIKQMLFDGFYTSSEVDRYSFEASAEQWALFAAAEDMALDVAKVYVNYIRSEQVLTLAEKNLLSHQDIYEQIKERTDSGLGSVADLSQITGRLARANANLISAKNNFYDAKAQFVRVVEKQPEDLIVPVPDDDMLPEDLDTSVQLAQNNHPILKSATSDINAAKNERDSAQSNYYPKLTLELDGNWNNDLDGEDGFNQFSANVGGHSNDLVAMVRIKYNLFSGGKDRAREREASYKIGEAKEIRERAYRQVVEGVSLAWNAYELLVPQKMYIRDHVVAAKDTQVAYSQQFNLGQRTLLDLLDTENELFEARKDYLEAEYDEILSEYRILNATGRLLESLRVTRPDVWQGERNYEGGVN